Below is a genomic region from Gemmatimonadota bacterium.
TGAAGTTAAGTGTCGAGGCGATGGCAGGTGAAGAATATGGCTTGAATCCGAACAAGAGTGGCTTTCCCAACATGTGGCGCGGCAATCAGGAAATGGGTCTTAATGATGCTGACCTGATTTGGGCAAATCACCACGAGAACACGCTTCAGATCAAGCGCAATAATATCGGCCTCAGCTTTTCACATGTGTTGAGCCCCAGAACATTTTACGAGTTTCGCTTTCAGAGGATGCAATCGGACTTTTTGACCGAAAAGTATCCAGACCGCGATTTGACGGCTGTTGAAAATACCATTCCCCGCAATCCGGACTTCGCGCCTCCCAGTCCGTCTTTACAAGTTTCAGAGGTCACGCAGAACCACATCGGGTTGACGGCTGCACCCGATGGCTATTTTATGAAAAATGAAGTCTTTGTTGACGGCCTGTATTTTGGGGGACACTGGGCCAATGGACGCGACGACTCTGAAGTCGTAGCCTATACAACGCGTTTTGACATTACCAGCCAGCGCAATCAGGTCGCGCAGTTTAAGGCGGGTTTTGAATGGATCGCCAGTGATTACGATGTGAATCACGAAAATGCACAGCCTTTCTTCAAAAACAATGCGGCACCCAAATACATCTGGCAACGCACTCCAAACCAATTTGCCGGATATGTGCAAACCAAGCTCGAATTCAATGCGATGATCGCAAACTTGGGGGTGCGTTGGGATCGCTGGAATGGGAGTGGCGAATGGTGGGTTTATGAAGATTTCTCCGGTGCGTTTGGGCCTAAAATTGGCAAAGAAAATCTCGAGGAAGCACTCGATCAGGCGCCTGTTAAGACCCTGTCTTATTTAAGCCCGCGCTTGGGTATTTCGTTCCCGGTAACAGCAGATAGCAAATTGTTTTTTAACTATGGGCACTTCCGCCAGATGCTGAACCCACACAATCTCTTTCTCATCGATGAAATAAATACGGGTGCAGTCTCTCGGATTGGCAATCCCAATCATCCGATGCCGCGCACGATCAATTACGAACTCGGCTTTGAGCAGAATTTGTTTGATCGGTATTTGCTGCGCCTGACCGGATATTACAAGGCCAACGACGACCAGTCAATTGGTGTGGCCTACACCAATCTGGACCAAACCGTAGCTTACAACCTTTTTGAACCCCTCAACTACGACGATATCCGGGGCTTTGAAATAACCATTAGAAAGCACAGGGGCAAGTGGTTTGGCGGATCAGTCAACTATACGTATCTGCAAACTAAGGACGGCAACTTTGGTCGGCGCCAGATATTTGAAAATCGCTTAGAGCAAGCCACTTTTGATGCGACCTCTACGCGGCACTATCAAAGCCGACCCGCCAGCCGACCCTTCGCCAGATTGTCGCTGGAATTTTACACGCCGCGCGACTTTGGTCCCCAGGTCTCTAAGTTTTATCCCCTGGGCAAGTGGGATATGTCTTTCGTGGGCCGTTGGCGAGCGGGTCAGTACAGCAACTGGTATGGGCCAGAAGGTGGAGATATCCCCGGTTTGATCAGAAATGTCCAGTACAAGAGTATCAGGAATATGGATCTGCGCCTGACGAAGCAGTTTGCGATGATGGGCGTCAGGGCCATGTTCTTTTTAGACGTCGATAATGTGTTTAATCTCAAGCGACTCAATAGCAGTTCTGCCAACCCGGGGCTCGAAGACTGGGAATTCTATATGGTATCCCTGCATTTGCCAGAAGACACATTTGGCGAGTTTGAACCGCCCTATCAGTTCATTCCCGGCAATGACTCGCCCGGCAGTTTCAGAGATTACGGCACGGAGTTTGTGCCCATCGAAATTGTCAATACAGCCAGCGATTTGCCCGCCAATGGATTGCCCGGCGATGCGGAAATCACGGCTGTACTGCCCACGGGTCTCGAACCCGGCCGCCGCGTGTTGTGGTATGTTCAGGAAACCGGACAATATCACGAATATCAAAACGGAAACTGGGCGCAGGCAAATCAGGACTTTGTGAATGAAGTGCTGGACAATAAGCTGTATATCGACATGCCCAACAACGACACTATCTGGTTCTTAAACCCACTGCGCATGCGTTTGGGCTTGCGGTTCTCGTTCTAAATTCAAACGCAACCACATAGTTTATCTGTGGTTTCAACAGGAGACATTGTAATGAACAGATTGTTAAAACCGCTGGTCGGAACAGCTTTTGCACTTGTGGCTCTGGTGTTCTTTGGTCAGCCAACCGAAGTGCAGGCACAGGCGGAACTAATGTGGCTGGATGTGGGCGATTATCACTATCGATACGCATCGACAGGCACAGAGCCTTCAATCACACGCCCCCCGTTTCGGGCACGTGTGAAATACTGGCCCGGTATTTATGCTCGAGAAGGTGGAACCCATGTGCGTTCACGTCACTATATTGGAGTAAAAGATTTTACCGATGAAAATGGCCAACCCTGGCCATTTAAGGTCGCCCGTGCGGGACCGCGCGTATTTGACCTGGGCGAACACTTTGCATTGCCCATGGAACTGATTGGCAAGTTTGACAAACCCGACGTGTTTGTCGATGGGTTTCAATCTTTTTCTCGGCCCACAGTATTGACCCGCGTCGATCCTTCTATTCCATCAGATCGCATGATTGTTCGCGGTGCCCATAGCAATGTAGGCATCACATGGGAAGAGAAGATATACGCATTTTCCAATCCCTATCACGATGACTACCACATCCGGGAAATGACCTGGACAAATACGGGCAATGTCGATGCCGATGAAGAGATCGAATTGCCCGATCAAACCGCGAACGAGATGATGTTGTCTTTTGCCGCTAAAGAGCACCTCTGGGGGCCGCGCGGGGTTACGGGCGCGGGTGTCTCGGGCACAATGTGGGATTATGTGGGCGACGGCAAGGAGCCTCTGGGCAAATGGGAAGGCATACGCGCCACGCTCGGCTGGATCGGCAATGGTACGAATGTGTCCTTCCTGAACCGACTTGGAGGACCTATCTGGCGAGGTGGACGCGGAAATGCTAACTATCGGATTACAGAAGGCGATTCCATTGGTCGGCTCGGCGGTGCTTATATGCTGACCCGCGCGATCTTGCACGCAGATACAAGCCCATCAGATCCGACTAATGATCCTGGCCAGCCCAGGAGTACGGGCTTTCACCGCGGCGGCGACTCGATTAGCAACCCGTCGTTTGGCGATGCCGAACAGATGGTAGACACGTACCATTTTATGCACCCGGACCTGAGCTATGCCGAATATGGCAACCCGGGCACCGATGGACACTTTTTTCCACACGAAGCCGACCGTTCAGCACCGCCGGAGCCTGCGGGTCCTTTCGATGATGAATCGTGGTACGAACGCATGGGTGCGCAAACTGATGTCTCTCGCATGAGAAGTGGAGGTATGGTACCGTGGTTTGCCTTTGGCCCCTACACACTGGCTCCGGGCGAAAGTGTCAGTATGGTCTGGATTGAAGGTATGCACGGGTTGAACCGGGACGTATCTGTTGCTGTGGGCAAGGCGTACAAAGATTCTGGTTATGACGATACACTCCCCATTACCTACAATGGGCAGACCCACACGAAGAACCGCTGGGTACTGGGCACCCGGGATTCCATCTACCAGATGATCCGCAGAGCTACTGCGAACTGGGAATCGGGTTATAATATTCCGCATCCCCCACTGCCGCCCAGAGTTTTCAATGTGCAGTCCGGTTCTGATCAAATTGTGCTTTCCTGGGATACCTTTGCCAATGCCAACCACTCGGGTTTTGAGATCTGGCGTACGCGCAATTTTTATGAAGGCAATGTGGATGACCGCTGGGAATATCAATTGATCGCCACCCTGGGGGCAGAGGCACGCGAATACGCAGATGCGGACGTGGTGCGCGGCATCAGTTATTTCTACTATATCCAATCTGTAGGCCAGGTGAACAGCGATGGAACGGGAATGACGCCGACAGGCAGTGTGCTGAAAAGCAGCCGGTATTATACGCAGACCTATGATCCCGCGTTTTTGAAGCGTCCGCCCGGCGGCGTAATGAGTGACGTGCGCGTTGTGCCCAATCCCTATGTGCTGGAAGCCGATCAGAATATTCGATTCCCAGACCAGCAGGACAAGCTGGCATTCTTCGAAATTCCCGGGGAATGCACCATCCAGATTTTCAGCGAACTGGGAGAATCGATTTTCACCATTGAGCACACAGACGGCACAGGGGACGAATTTTGGAACCTGACCACAGAATCGAATCAGGTGATTACAAGCGGCATTTATTTTGCCGTGATCACAGACACTCAGACCGGCGAAAAGATAATCAAAAAATTCGTCATTATTCGTTAAGAATGGAGTAATTCAATGACCAGAAAATTTCTTACTTATGTCGCGCTAAGTCTGATGTGTCTGACGCCGCTCTACGCACAGGACCCTGTGGATACGACAGATCCAGACGACCTTCCCGTGCCCGAACCGGGACAGGATCTCCCGCGCGAACGCCGCGCACAAGCGGGCTTTAAGTTTTTGAGCGTATCGCCCGATGCGCGCGCCGCCGCCATGGGCGATGCGTATTCCGCATTGAGGGTGGGGTCATCGGCGATGTTTTACAATCCCGCATCAATGGCGTATGCCACCCGCAAGTTTCAACTCTCTGCCGGGCAGATCCAGTGGATCGCAGATGTGACCTACAACATGGGCAGTGTCGCATTGAATACGGATTGGGGCGTTTTCGGGTTGTCAATGGTTGCCGTCGATTACGGCGATTTTGAACGCACCATTCGCGCAGACAACGAAAAGGGATTCCTCGATGTGGGCACGTATAGCCCATCTGCCTGGGCAATCGGACTCGGTTATGCCCGCGCTATTACCGACCGTTTTTCAGTGGGTGGCAATATACGCATCGCCAAGCAATCGTTCGGCGATGTTCCCGTGGGCCTTGAAGGCGCATCGCCTGTAAATAAATCTTTTAGCGAGCGCTCGACCATTGTCGATTTTGGCGTACTCTACTGGACGGGATATAAGAGCCTGACACTGGCGCTGAACACGCGAAACTTCTCTCAGGAAAACAAGTATAGCGAGGAGAGTTTTGAATTGCCGCTGACATTCCGCATGGGGTTGGCGATGGATTTGATCGATCTCACGGATATGGATAAGGATACCCATTCCATAATTCTATCGGTGGACACCGAGCGCCCGCGCGACTTTTCCGAGCAAGTCAAGGTCGGGGTGGATTATACGATTATGAAAACCCTATCTTTGCGCGCCGGATATATAACGCCAACCGATGAACAGGGCATATCTCTGGGCGTCGGCTTTGGCCGCGATCTGGGCAGCCTCGCTTTGCGCGTGGATTATGCGTACACCGATTTTGGCGTATTTGACGGTGTCAACCGCTTGACGCTTCAGGCGGGCTTTTAGACTATTGCGATGTATTCCCCGCCATTTTGAAAAGGGAGCCTGTTTTTGACCGGCTCCCTTTTTTATGTAAAGCCCACAGGCTAATCCCTGACCCCTACCATTCCCTGACCCCTACCATGGCCGAATCCGCACAAAACATACAGATACAAAAGCCGCTCGGCAGGGGTTTGCGCACCTATCGAACCGCTGCTGCGTCGGTCGCCATGATCCTGGTCAGTGTGCTGTGGAATGAATGGATGCCGTATTACACATCGGGATCCAATATCAGCCGCAGCCATTTTCCCGTAGCACTCTTTTATCCCTTTTTGATATTGTGTATATGCAATTTGCTGGCAAATCATCGGCGTTCAACCTGGGCGTTGACGCGGTCGGAATTGCTGGTGGTCCTGGCTTCTGGACTGGTCGGCATCTCGGTGTCTTACGACGGGATCAGTGGGCATCTGATCGGCGTGGTAGCTGCGCCCTATTATTTTGCCTCAACGGAAAACGGCTGGACGACGTACTTACTCGAACATATCCCGCACTGGCAGGTGCCGACCAATGCGGGCGGAGAGATGACGCGGTTTTACGAGGGCGGAAAGGGAACATTCCCCTGGCGCGTATGGGTCGCACCGATATTCTGGTGGATGTGTTTTTTGGGCGCGATGGGGTTTGCGGCATTCAGCGTGGTGGTGATTTTGCGAAAGCAATGGGTGGATTACGAGCGGTTGGCATATCCGCTTGTAGAAGTGGGAACCCTGCTGACCGAGACTGAGCCGGGTGGCACGCTGGAAAAAATGCTCCGGTCCCCGTTGTTCTGGATCGCATTTGGCCTGGTAATGGCGTTAAAGCTGTGGAATATCGGATCTTACTTTTCGCCGGCTTTTCCGCATATTTCTATTGAGGGAATGAACTGGCGGGCTTTTCCCGATTTTCCCGCATTGCCCTTTCGCCTCAGTTTTTACGCCATAGGTTTTGGCTATTTTGCACGATTAGATGTATTGTTCAGCGTGTGGTTTTTTATCGTCTTGACGGCATTTCAGATCTATGCCTCGAATATTTTTGGATACCCTCTCGGTTCATCCAGTCTGCACTGGCAAAATGAATTATTAAACTGGCAGAGCATGGGCGCACTCATTTTCCTTGCAGTGTGGGGCTTGTGGATGGCGCGCGCACATTTGAAGGCCGTATGGCGCAAAGCCTGGGACCCGAGTTGTGAAATAGATGATCGCGGAGAGTTATTGTCGTATCGCACAGCTGTATTTGGCCTCGTACTCTCGCTCGTGTTTGCAACGTGCTGGCTGGTCGCAACCGGCATGGCGTTGTGGGTTGCGATAGTATTTCTAATTCTGGCAATGTTGTTATTCTTGGGCCTGGCACGCGCTGTTTCTGAGCTGGGGCTGGTCTATGCCTATTATCGGTTAGAGCCAAATGACGCGGTCGTGCAGGCATTTGGATCGGCATCGATCATGGGGGTTTCGAGCATCACCGCGCTGGCATTTATGCGGGTGTTCAATTTTT
It encodes:
- a CDS encoding TonB-dependent receptor translates to MRRTSLFFFFFIALAFSASAVFAGSTGKIAGKVVEKSTGETLPGANVVIEGTTLGAVTDPDGNYFIINVPPGSYTVSASMVGYHKATQTNVRVFIDLTTTVNFSGDYGLVEETIELAEITVVAELPVVQPDISANVANISAQDVETLPLTSVNEVVRLEAGVLASANGELSIRGSNFNEIAFSVDGLSMRDGRNNEPYSTVSYTSIKEMSVQSGGFNAEYGNVRSGLVNIVTKEGDKRRYNGDVLLRHSGAQRDYFGPLPNHPNGFFWRPFTDPAVRNVGTHSPESPWDVYTRRQYRVWAGWNTIVRRWAATPTDPYHGVGVRDTGADESTLPVDELQVDDAVITELFEWYRRKDLEVRNADFDIDLGFGGPLIPGLSEKLGGLRFFASGKRERRAYMMPRNIDEYENDWGRVKVTSDIRSSMKLSVEAMAGEEYGLNPNKSGFPNMWRGNQEMGLNDADLIWANHHENTLQIKRNNIGLSFSHVLSPRTFYEFRFQRMQSDFLTEKYPDRDLTAVENTIPRNPDFAPPSPSLQVSEVTQNHIGLTAAPDGYFMKNEVFVDGLYFGGHWANGRDDSEVVAYTTRFDITSQRNQVAQFKAGFEWIASDYDVNHENAQPFFKNNAAPKYIWQRTPNQFAGYVQTKLEFNAMIANLGVRWDRWNGSGEWWVYEDFSGAFGPKIGKENLEEALDQAPVKTLSYLSPRLGISFPVTADSKLFFNYGHFRQMLNPHNLFLIDEINTGAVSRIGNPNHPMPRTINYELGFEQNLFDRYLLRLTGYYKANDDQSIGVAYTNLDQTVAYNLFEPLNYDDIRGFEITIRKHRGKWFGGSVNYTYLQTKDGNFGRRQIFENRLEQATFDATSTRHYQSRPASRPFARLSLEFYTPRDFGPQVSKFYPLGKWDMSFVGRWRAGQYSNWYGPEGGDIPGLIRNVQYKSIRNMDLRLTKQFAMMGVRAMFFLDVDNVFNLKRLNSSSANPGLEDWEFYMVSLHLPEDTFGEFEPPYQFIPGNDSPGSFRDYGTEFVPIEIVNTASDLPANGLPGDAEITAVLPTGLEPGRRVLWYVQETGQYHEYQNGNWAQANQDFVNEVLDNKLYIDMPNNDTIWFLNPLRMRLGLRFSF
- a CDS encoding PorV/PorQ family protein encodes the protein MTRKFLTYVALSLMCLTPLYAQDPVDTTDPDDLPVPEPGQDLPRERRAQAGFKFLSVSPDARAAAMGDAYSALRVGSSAMFYNPASMAYATRKFQLSAGQIQWIADVTYNMGSVALNTDWGVFGLSMVAVDYGDFERTIRADNEKGFLDVGTYSPSAWAIGLGYARAITDRFSVGGNIRIAKQSFGDVPVGLEGASPVNKSFSERSTIVDFGVLYWTGYKSLTLALNTRNFSQENKYSEESFELPLTFRMGLAMDLIDLTDMDKDTHSIILSVDTERPRDFSEQVKVGVDYTIMKTLSLRAGYITPTDEQGISLGVGFGRDLGSLALRVDYAYTDFGVFDGVNRLTLQAGF